In Vagococcus hydrophili, one DNA window encodes the following:
- a CDS encoding phage tail protein: protein MNLQRFADDEIAGLLSKGTVLSYKEDGKDVPIAAVKSIPALGTDPEKVEVTHLGSEKKSYILGIQDTDSLEFAIVYQGKNFADVHTLVKAGKSKDWTITFPDGLKSEFKGEPSYKFDGVEVNQALGFNLVIVVSEGPDFTPAP, encoded by the coding sequence ATGAATTTACAACGTTTTGCAGATGATGAAATTGCAGGGCTTTTATCAAAAGGAACTGTACTATCATATAAAGAAGATGGAAAAGACGTTCCAATTGCAGCAGTAAAGTCTATCCCAGCATTAGGTACAGATCCGGAGAAAGTTGAGGTTACTCACTTAGGTTCTGAAAAGAAATCGTATATTTTAGGTATTCAAGATACTGATAGCTTAGAATTTGCTATCGTTTACCAAGGTAAAAACTTCGCTGATGTGCATACATTAGTTAAAGCAGGTAAATCTAAGGATTGGACTATTACTTTCCCAGATGGGCTTAAATCAGAGTTTAAGGGAGAGCCATCTTATAAATTTGATGGTGTTGAAGTCAATCAAGCATTAGGTTTTAACTTGGTAATTGTGGTTTCAGAAGGTCCAGACTTCACGCCTGCGCCCTAA
- a CDS encoding HK97 gp10 family phage protein: MDRLKAKIGKLTEATKKGTENAVYEMTQEVSGRAVGNLSSIKHGSGELVGSVKDEVESNSSGNPVGHVWTDKKEGLFRELGTGPNGEKSDKSDISPLITPVYTQRAWFFPVTASVEDLTVLYGIPKVEIQGIEFYFTSGQPARPWLYPALKYVEENLANEIVKRNVSEAIRKGLK; the protein is encoded by the coding sequence ATGGATAGGTTAAAAGCTAAAATTGGGAAACTGACAGAAGCTACAAAAAAGGGAACTGAAAACGCAGTTTATGAAATGACTCAGGAAGTTTCTGGTCGAGCTGTCGGTAATCTATCTAGCATTAAACATGGTTCAGGTGAGTTAGTAGGTAGCGTTAAAGATGAAGTTGAGTCAAATTCTAGTGGTAATCCAGTTGGTCATGTTTGGACAGATAAAAAAGAAGGGCTTTTTAGAGAGTTGGGAACTGGTCCAAATGGTGAAAAATCAGATAAGAGTGATATTTCACCATTAATTACACCAGTTTACACTCAAAGAGCTTGGTTTTTCCCTGTCACTGCTTCAGTTGAAGATTTAACAGTTCTTTATGGTATTCCCAAAGTAGAAATACAAGGTATTGAATTTTATTTCACTTCTGGACAGCCAGCAAGACCTTGGTTATATCCAGCACTGAAATACGTTGAAGAAAATCTAGCAAATGAAATAGTTAAGAGGAATGTATCAGAAGCTATTCGGAAAGGATTGAAATAA
- a CDS encoding phage head-tail connector protein, translated as MAEEKEITELDKLKDRLGISDDKQDKKLTVLLSDATDEVLNYCNRDDVLDGMKSAIRKLAYLDYKSDGKELIVSKSQGGRSVTYKSGDELPSSIKKNLNRFRKGKVSKL; from the coding sequence TTGGCAGAAGAAAAAGAAATAACAGAACTAGATAAGTTAAAGGATCGTCTTGGCATTAGTGACGATAAACAGGACAAAAAACTAACTGTTCTGTTATCTGATGCCACTGATGAAGTTTTAAATTATTGTAATCGAGATGATGTTCTTGACGGTATGAAGTCGGCAATCAGAAAACTAGCATATCTTGATTACAAGTCTGATGGGAAAGAATTGATTGTTTCTAAGTCACAAGGTGGTCGTTCAGTTACTTATAAATCGGGCGATGAATTACCTTCTAGCATTAAGAAAAATCTTAATAGATTTAGAAAAGGTAAGGTGAGCAAGCTGTGA